The following proteins come from a genomic window of Hymenobacter canadensis:
- a CDS encoding DUF3037 domain-containing protein — MPVKHLFEYAVLRVVPRVEREEFCNIGVVLYCRPLGFLQCRFHLDEARLRALGGPALDLEELQARLGAFERICEGRRQGGPIGQFGVAERFRWLTATRSTVLQTSAVHPGLCQDPAAALERLFGQLVG, encoded by the coding sequence CTGCCCGTGAAGCACTTATTTGAGTATGCCGTGCTGCGCGTGGTACCGCGCGTAGAGCGCGAAGAGTTCTGCAACATTGGGGTGGTGCTCTACTGCCGCCCGCTGGGGTTTCTGCAGTGCCGCTTCCACCTCGACGAAGCCCGCCTGCGCGCCCTCGGCGGCCCCGCCCTCGACCTGGAAGAGCTGCAGGCTCGCCTGGGCGCGTTCGAGCGAATCTGTGAGGGGCGCCGCCAGGGTGGGCCCATCGGGCAGTTTGGGGTGGCCGAGCGGTTCCGTTGGCTCACGGCCACGCGCAGCACGGTGCTGCAAACCTCCGCCGTGCACCCCGGCCTCTGCCAGGACCCGGCCGCCGCGCTGGAACGGCTGTTCGGGCAGCTGGTAGGGTAG
- a CDS encoding HipA family kinase, with product MLASDLSLRTVDVTRYVTPLREGGSLPALVEADDGFLYVVKFRGAGQGPKALVAELIVGELARALGMKLPELVFIRLDEAFGRTEPDEEIQDLLRASTGLNLALHYLARASTFDPLVTTVDARLASQVVWLDALTLNVDRTARNTNLLLWHKELWLIDHGAALYVHHTAPNWAEQTKPRSFPQVKDHVLLPQASELNAVDAEGRARLTPDVLRAIVALVPDEWLLEPDRTIAQQREAYVQFLENRLAASETFVQEANAAREALI from the coding sequence ATGCTGGCAAGTGACCTTTCGCTGAGAACCGTTGATGTGACGCGCTACGTGACCCCGCTGCGCGAGGGCGGCTCCTTGCCGGCGCTGGTGGAGGCCGACGACGGCTTCCTGTACGTGGTGAAATTCCGGGGGGCGGGGCAGGGCCCCAAGGCCTTGGTGGCCGAGCTGATTGTGGGCGAGCTGGCCCGCGCGCTGGGCATGAAGCTGCCCGAGCTGGTGTTTATCCGCCTCGACGAAGCGTTTGGCCGCACCGAGCCCGACGAGGAAATCCAGGATTTGCTCCGGGCCAGCACCGGCCTCAACCTGGCCCTGCACTACCTGGCCCGCGCCAGCACCTTCGACCCGCTGGTGACCACCGTGGACGCGCGCCTGGCCTCGCAGGTGGTGTGGCTCGACGCCCTCACGCTGAACGTAGACCGCACGGCCCGCAACACCAACCTGCTGCTCTGGCACAAAGAGCTGTGGCTGATTGACCACGGCGCGGCCCTCTACGTGCATCACACCGCCCCCAACTGGGCTGAGCAAACCAAGCCGCGGTCCTTTCCGCAGGTGAAAGACCACGTGCTGCTGCCCCAGGCCTCAGAGCTAAACGCCGTGGACGCCGAAGGCCGCGCCCGCCTCACGCCGGACGTGCTGCGCGCCATCGTGGCGCTGGTGCCCGACGAGTGGCTGCTGGAGCCCGACCGCACCATCGCGCAGCAGCGCGAAGCCTACGTGCAGTTCCTGGAAAACCGCCTGGCCGCATCAGAAACCTTTGTTCAGGAAGCCAATGCTGCCCGTGAAGCACTTATTTGA
- the msrB gene encoding peptide-methionine (R)-S-oxide reductase MsrB has translation MLRWKDVLIFARYANPEPPRRVELTEEAWQQRLTPAQYAVLRGRGTEPPYRNAYCRAYEPGRYHCAGCHSLLFDSATKYHAISGWPSFTQPATPAAICYLPDDSHQMQRIEASCNVCGGHLGHVFPDGPAPAGLRYCINSVSLVLAPAAAPAAGAGHGVAGKTGG, from the coding sequence ATGCTGCGCTGGAAAGACGTGCTAATTTTTGCCCGCTACGCCAACCCTGAGCCGCCCCGGCGGGTGGAACTGACCGAGGAGGCGTGGCAGCAGCGCCTGACGCCCGCCCAGTACGCCGTGCTGCGCGGCCGCGGCACCGAGCCGCCCTACCGCAACGCCTACTGCCGCGCCTACGAGCCCGGCCGCTACCACTGCGCGGGCTGCCACAGCCTGCTTTTCGACTCGGCCACCAAGTACCACGCTATTTCCGGCTGGCCCAGCTTCACCCAGCCCGCCACGCCCGCCGCCATCTGCTACCTCCCCGACGACAGCCACCAAATGCAACGCATCGAGGCCAGCTGCAACGTGTGCGGCGGCCACCTCGGCCACGTTTTCCCCGATGGGCCGGCGCCGGCCGGTTTGCGCTACTGCATCAACTCGGTGAGTTTGGTGCTGGCCCCGGCGGCCGCGCCAGCTGCCGGCGCCGGCCACGGAGTAGCGGGCAAAACCGGCGGCTAG
- a CDS encoding leucine-rich repeat-containing protein kinase family protein has translation MHTLEELRSGQLAGARRLDLSENLTEFPHEIFTLADTLEVLNLSGNALAALPPDFGRLRHLRILFCSDNQFTTVPEVLGECPQLSMIGFKANHIRTLPGAALPPALQWLILTDNQLEALPPEIGNCRHLQKLMLAGNCLTGLPETLARCTNLELLRLAANRLTELPAWLLALPRLSWLAYAGNPFSEAAEDAALAQHPIGTIAWDTLVLGRQLGEGASGVISQARWQPGGAQPAREVAVKVFKGAVTSDGLPHSEMVACISAGRHPSLVPVDGRLTGHPAGAEGLVLELIPPEFTNLAGPPSFATCTRDVYAPGTTFTLPAVLRLTHGIASAVAHLHSRGILHGDLYAHNILYPATGAALLSDFGAACFFAPQAAPARALQQLEARAFGCLLEELLAHCVPSAAEEPGLQRLQQLRDQCLQPEVASRPLFAEIAAALAKVAG, from the coding sequence ATGCATACCCTTGAAGAGCTGCGCAGCGGCCAGCTGGCCGGCGCCCGGCGCCTTGACCTCTCGGAAAACCTGACCGAGTTTCCCCACGAAATTTTCACCCTGGCTGATACGTTGGAAGTCCTCAACCTGTCGGGCAACGCGCTGGCAGCGTTGCCCCCGGACTTCGGCCGCCTGCGCCACCTGCGTATCCTGTTCTGCTCCGATAACCAGTTCACCACCGTGCCCGAGGTGCTGGGCGAGTGCCCGCAACTGAGCATGATCGGCTTCAAGGCCAACCACATCCGGACGCTGCCCGGCGCGGCGCTGCCGCCGGCGCTGCAGTGGCTCATCCTCACCGACAACCAGCTCGAAGCGCTGCCCCCCGAAATCGGCAACTGCCGGCACCTGCAGAAGCTGATGCTGGCCGGCAACTGCCTCACCGGGCTGCCCGAAACCCTGGCCCGGTGCACCAATTTGGAGCTGCTGCGCCTGGCTGCCAACCGCCTCACTGAGCTGCCCGCGTGGCTGCTGGCGCTGCCGCGCCTGTCGTGGCTGGCCTACGCCGGCAACCCGTTTAGCGAAGCCGCTGAAGATGCGGCGCTGGCGCAGCACCCCATCGGCACGATTGCCTGGGACACGCTGGTGCTGGGCCGGCAGCTGGGCGAAGGCGCGTCGGGCGTGATTTCGCAGGCCCGTTGGCAGCCCGGCGGCGCGCAGCCAGCGCGCGAGGTGGCCGTGAAGGTGTTCAAGGGCGCCGTGACGAGCGACGGTCTGCCGCACTCCGAAATGGTAGCCTGCATCAGCGCCGGCCGCCACCCCAGCCTGGTGCCCGTGGATGGGCGCCTGACCGGCCACCCGGCCGGAGCCGAAGGGCTGGTACTGGAGCTGATTCCGCCGGAGTTCACCAACCTGGCCGGCCCGCCCAGCTTCGCCACCTGCACCCGCGACGTGTACGCGCCCGGCACCACGTTTACGCTGCCGGCTGTGCTGCGCCTCACCCACGGTATCGCATCAGCGGTGGCCCACCTGCACAGCCGCGGCATCCTGCACGGCGACCTATACGCCCACAACATCCTGTACCCCGCCACCGGCGCGGCCCTGCTCAGCGACTTTGGCGCGGCCTGCTTCTTTGCACCCCAGGCGGCCCCGGCGCGGGCCCTGCAGCAGCTGGAAGCCCGGGCGTTTGGCTGCCTGCTGGAGGAACTGCTGGCGCACTGCGTCCCGTCGGCCGCCGAGGAACCGGGTCTGCAGCGCTTGCAGCAGCTCCGCGACCAGTGCCTGCAGCCAGAGGTAGCCAGCCGGCCGTTGTTTGCCGAAATAGCGGCTGCATTAGCGAAAGTAGCTGGTTAG
- a CDS encoding protein adenylyltransferase SelO — MPQPIAFPTPDKAVYQNSFVDTLRGDASLDNSPRQVPGYHYSRTAPTPVADPHLLAWSEEMAAFLGLAKPAERGPGAAVLAGNLVTETMKPFAARYGGHQFGNWAGQLGDGRAMSLGELTATDGTPWELQLKGAGPTPYSRRADGRAVLRSSVREFLCSEAMYHLGVPTTRALSLAATGDQVVRDMFYDGNARPEPGAVVARVAPTFVRFGSFQLLAALGEIDNLQALADYVITRYFPELGAPSPEVYVRWFAEVSRRTAVMVAHWQSVGFVHGVLNTDNMSILGLTIDYGPYGWLEPFDPDWTPNTTDFGGRRYAFGQQPRIGLWNLMALAQALGPLLPDPQALRPLLDEYAATFNATYRQLMARKLGLATFAAPDHALLEALPAALQTAEADLTLFFRGLSEAVPALLQEDDDALDTLLAAACYIEPGSAAHVPLRAWLVQYAGRLRQETAAPEVIQEGMLAANPKYVLRNYLAQQAIEAAEAGDLAPLHRLQQVLKTPFTEQPGHDDLAAKRPEWARTKPGSATLSCSS; from the coding sequence ATGCCTCAGCCTATTGCTTTCCCAACGCCCGATAAGGCCGTTTATCAGAACTCTTTTGTCGACACGCTGCGCGGCGACGCCTCCTTGGACAACAGCCCCCGCCAGGTGCCGGGCTACCACTACTCGCGCACCGCGCCCACGCCCGTTGCCGATCCGCACCTGCTGGCCTGGTCCGAGGAAATGGCGGCGTTTCTGGGCTTGGCGAAACCGGCCGAGCGCGGCCCCGGCGCCGCCGTGCTGGCCGGCAACCTCGTAACCGAAACCATGAAGCCGTTTGCGGCGCGCTACGGCGGGCACCAGTTCGGCAACTGGGCCGGCCAGCTCGGCGACGGCCGCGCCATGAGCCTGGGCGAGCTGACGGCCACCGACGGCACGCCGTGGGAGCTGCAGCTGAAAGGTGCCGGCCCCACGCCCTACTCGCGCCGCGCCGATGGCCGGGCCGTGCTGCGCTCTTCGGTACGGGAGTTTCTGTGCTCCGAAGCCATGTACCACCTCGGAGTGCCCACCACCCGCGCCCTGAGCCTGGCAGCCACCGGCGACCAGGTGGTGCGCGACATGTTCTACGACGGCAACGCCCGGCCCGAGCCCGGCGCCGTGGTGGCGCGGGTGGCGCCTACGTTCGTGCGCTTCGGCAGCTTCCAGCTGCTGGCCGCGCTGGGCGAAATCGACAACCTGCAGGCGCTGGCTGACTACGTGATTACGCGGTATTTTCCGGAGCTGGGCGCGCCCTCGCCGGAGGTGTATGTGCGCTGGTTTGCCGAAGTAAGCCGCCGCACCGCCGTAATGGTGGCGCACTGGCAATCCGTGGGCTTCGTGCACGGCGTGCTCAACACCGACAACATGAGCATCCTAGGCCTCACCATCGACTACGGCCCCTACGGCTGGCTGGAGCCCTTCGACCCCGACTGGACCCCCAACACCACCGACTTCGGCGGCCGCCGCTACGCCTTCGGGCAGCAGCCGCGGATAGGGCTCTGGAACCTGATGGCGCTGGCCCAGGCCCTGGGGCCCCTGCTGCCCGACCCGCAGGCGCTACGCCCGCTGCTCGATGAGTACGCCGCCACCTTCAACGCCACCTACCGCCAGCTGATGGCCCGCAAGCTCGGTCTGGCCACCTTCGCAGCCCCCGACCACGCGCTGCTGGAGGCCCTGCCCGCCGCGCTGCAAACTGCCGAGGCCGACCTGACGCTGTTTTTCCGGGGCCTGTCGGAAGCCGTGCCAGCGCTGCTGCAGGAAGATGACGACGCCCTGGACACACTGCTGGCCGCGGCCTGCTACATCGAGCCGGGCAGCGCGGCCCACGTGCCGCTGCGGGCATGGCTGGTGCAATACGCCGGGCGGCTGCGCCAGGAAACGGCCGCGCCCGAGGTTATTCAGGAAGGCATGTTGGCCGCCAACCCCAAGTACGTGCTGCGCAACTACCTGGCGCAGCAGGCCATCGAGGCGGCTGAAGCCGGCGACCTGGCCCCGCTGCACCGGCTGCAGCAGGTGCTGAAAACGCCCTTCACCGAGCAACCCGGCCACGACGACCTGGCCGCCAAGCGGCCCGAGTGGGCCCGCACCAAGCCCGGCAGCGCCACGCTGTCGTGCAGCTCGTAG
- the asnA gene encoding aspartate--ammonia ligase, translating into MTAPEMLKTEEAISFVKDTFSRELSSQLHLVKVSSPIAVLDGTGINDDLNGIERPVGFPIKALDERRAVVVHSLAKWKRVRLQELGIEAGRGLLTDMRALRPDEDYSPIHSIYVDQWDWEKHISAEQRTPEFLHATVERIYEALRTTEARIAETYPEITPVLPAKITFMHAEDLLRQYPTLTPKEREHEVVKQYGAVFLVGIGGELSHGEAHDGRAPDYDDWSTETADGYRGLNGDILLWHPILQTSFEVSSMGIRVDKHALVRQLALRGCEDRQELSFHSRLLKDELPQSIGGGIGQSRVCMFMLRKGHIGEVQVSIWPEAVRAELAGAGVGLL; encoded by the coding sequence ATGACTGCCCCCGAAATGCTCAAAACCGAAGAAGCCATCAGCTTTGTGAAAGACACCTTCTCCCGGGAATTGTCGTCGCAGCTGCACCTTGTGAAAGTATCCTCGCCGATTGCCGTGCTCGATGGCACCGGCATCAACGACGACCTGAACGGGATTGAGAGGCCGGTGGGCTTCCCCATCAAAGCCCTGGACGAGCGCCGCGCCGTGGTGGTGCACTCGTTGGCCAAGTGGAAACGGGTGCGCCTGCAGGAGCTCGGCATCGAGGCCGGCCGCGGCCTGCTCACCGACATGCGCGCCCTGCGCCCCGACGAGGACTACTCGCCCATCCACTCCATCTACGTGGACCAGTGGGACTGGGAAAAGCACATTAGCGCCGAGCAGCGCACGCCGGAGTTTCTACACGCCACCGTGGAGCGCATCTACGAGGCCCTGCGCACCACCGAGGCCCGCATAGCCGAAACCTACCCGGAAATTACGCCGGTGCTGCCCGCTAAAATCACGTTTATGCACGCCGAAGACCTGCTGCGCCAGTACCCGACGCTGACGCCCAAGGAGCGCGAGCATGAGGTGGTGAAGCAGTACGGCGCGGTGTTCCTGGTGGGCATTGGTGGCGAGCTGAGCCACGGCGAAGCCCACGACGGCCGTGCCCCCGACTACGACGACTGGAGCACCGAAACCGCCGACGGCTACCGCGGCCTCAACGGCGACATTCTGCTCTGGCACCCCATTCTGCAAACCTCCTTCGAGGTATCGTCGATGGGCATTCGGGTGGATAAGCACGCGCTGGTGCGCCAGCTGGCGTTGCGCGGCTGCGAAGACCGGCAGGAGCTGTCGTTTCACTCGCGCCTGCTGAAGGACGAACTGCCGCAGAGCATCGGCGGCGGCATCGGGCAGAGCCGGGTGTGCATGTTCATGCTGCGCAAAGGCCACATCGGCGAAGTGCAGGTGAGCATCTGGCCGGAGGCTGTGCGCGCCGAACTTGCCGGGGCCGGGGTAGGGCTGTTGTAG
- a CDS encoding PD-(D/E)XK nuclease-like domain-containing protein: MIDSAATTPRPDLLRVPYDDYRALPAIANSDLSRLRDALNGRPPRPTTSSGALGLGTAFHTALLEPDLYEPGLPGINDTLVWWMVEGVQLNPQVSEWLQTGIAEPSCVFTEAVTGTLCKLRADLIVDQPGQPYTIIDFKTTLARDHQHFVAQCSGYDYDRQAAFYADALRADRFVLVGVQKVEPFSLFVYEVPRFMLSEGRAKYLRLLRQLQPDTPVPAAVAGAVRDVRDALLGTE; the protein is encoded by the coding sequence GTGATTGATTCTGCTGCTACCACCCCGCGCCCCGATTTGCTGCGCGTACCCTACGACGATTACCGCGCCCTGCCCGCCATTGCCAACTCCGACCTGTCCCGCCTGCGCGACGCGCTGAACGGCCGGCCGCCGCGCCCCACCACGTCCAGCGGTGCGCTGGGGCTGGGCACGGCCTTCCACACCGCGCTGCTCGAGCCCGACCTCTACGAGCCCGGCCTGCCCGGCATCAACGACACGCTGGTGTGGTGGATGGTGGAAGGCGTGCAGCTGAACCCGCAGGTGAGCGAGTGGCTGCAAACTGGCATTGCCGAGCCCAGTTGTGTGTTCACCGAAGCCGTGACCGGCACGCTCTGCAAGCTCCGCGCCGACCTCATCGTGGATCAGCCCGGCCAGCCCTACACTATCATCGACTTCAAAACCACCCTGGCCCGCGACCATCAGCACTTTGTGGCGCAGTGCAGCGGCTACGACTACGACCGGCAGGCCGCCTTCTACGCCGACGCCCTGCGCGCCGACCGGTTTGTGCTGGTAGGGGTGCAGAAGGTGGAGCCCTTCAGTTTGTTCGTGTACGAGGTGCCGCGCTTCATGCTCTCGGAGGGCCGCGCCAAGTATCTGCGCCTGCTCCGGCAGCTACAGCCCGACACGCCCGTGCCAGCTGCGGTGGCCGGCGCCGTGCGTGACGTGCGCGACGCCTTGCTGGGCACTGAATAG
- a CDS encoding cyclase family protein, whose product MSWLDFTTTISDGMAYWPDNAPVRIRKTLSMADGAAANVTEMSLSVHTGTHVDAPRHFLPDGPDVTQLDLSTLMGPALLVEVDDERFITRAAVEHLQLQPHDRVLFKTRNSRHDWATRPFDPDFVRLRADAAEWLRDQGVVCVGVDYISVGPADTHHALLDAGISIIEGLALQHAAPGRYELLCLPLKIAGADGAPARVLARCLE is encoded by the coding sequence ATGTCCTGGCTTGACTTCACGACCACTATTTCCGACGGCATGGCCTACTGGCCCGACAACGCCCCGGTGCGCATCCGCAAAACCCTGAGCATGGCCGACGGCGCCGCCGCCAACGTCACGGAAATGAGCCTCAGCGTGCACACCGGCACCCACGTGGATGCCCCGCGCCATTTCCTGCCCGACGGCCCCGACGTCACGCAGCTGGACCTAAGCACCCTGATGGGTCCGGCGCTGCTGGTGGAGGTCGACGACGAGCGGTTTATCACGCGGGCCGCCGTGGAGCACCTGCAGCTGCAACCCCACGACCGGGTGCTGTTCAAAACCCGCAACTCCCGCCACGACTGGGCCACCCGGCCCTTCGACCCCGATTTCGTGCGCCTTCGCGCCGATGCCGCCGAGTGGCTCCGCGACCAGGGCGTCGTCTGCGTCGGGGTCGACTACATATCGGTGGGCCCGGCCGATACCCACCACGCCCTGCTCGACGCCGGCATCAGCATCATCGAAGGCCTGGCCCTGCAGCACGCCGCGCCCGGCCGCTACGAGCTGCTGTGCCTGCCCCTGAAAATAGCCGGCGCTGATGGGGCCCCGGCCCGCGTGTTGGCCCGCTGCTTGGAGTAG
- a CDS encoding MGH1-like glycoside hydrolase domain-containing protein has protein sequence MNEEKRRQKELKEGQQRWHQFGPYVSDRQWGTVREDYSDDAQPWNYTTHDMARSLAYRWGEDALGGVCDDQQLLCLGLGLWNGQDAILKERLFGLSSPEGNHGEDVKELYYYLDNTPTHSYMRMLYKYPQHAFPYDWLVSENARRNRQKPEFELTDTCIFREDRYFDVFLDYAKAGPADLLMQITVHNRGPHEAPVHVLPQLWFRNTWSWGNDAYKPRLAATDDHRICVDHAKLPVLELYCDQPADQPCALLFCDNETNTARLYEAPNPAPYCKDGIHEYVVQGVAKAVNPTREGTKAAAHYTLSVPPGESRTVRVRLAAPGLAAPFEEFEALISQRKAEADQFYADLQHDLASADARNVQRQALAGMLWSKQFYYYDVPQWLDGDPAMPPPPPERRHGRNSGWRHLSNADIVSMPDKWEYPWYAAWDLAFHCIPLALVDVDFAKQQLRLLCQDWYMHPSGQLPAYEWKLEDVNPPVHAYATWRVYKMCLKHSGNPDTAFLESMFHRLLLNFTWWVNRKDRHNRNVFEGGFLGLDNIGVFDRSAPLPTGGHIEQADGTSWMAMFALNMMRIALELSKTNPVYQDMASKFFEHFLYIAHAMSSFSEGEIDMWDEQDEFYYDVLNTPDKGRISLRIRSMVGLIPLFAVEVLDEDALRGAPQFVRRLNWFLDQRPHLAALVSRWQEPGKGQRHLLSLLRGHRMKLLLRRMLDEAEFLSDYGVRALSRYHLQHPFRLQVEDGPDAVVAYEPGESTTSLFGGNSNWRGPIWMPMNFLIIESLQRFYHYYGPEFKVEYPTNSGHMHTLQEIAQALTERLTKLFLRDEQGHRPAFGDDRQLQTDPHFQDYLLFHEYFHGDTGQGLGASHQTGWTGLIAKLLQYRHLEE, from the coding sequence ATGAACGAGGAAAAGCGCCGACAGAAGGAGCTGAAAGAGGGCCAACAACGCTGGCACCAGTTCGGGCCCTACGTGAGCGACCGGCAGTGGGGCACCGTGCGCGAAGACTACTCAGACGACGCCCAGCCCTGGAACTACACCACCCACGACATGGCCCGCAGCCTGGCCTACCGCTGGGGCGAGGATGCCCTCGGCGGCGTCTGCGACGACCAGCAGCTGCTGTGCCTGGGTTTGGGCCTCTGGAACGGGCAGGATGCCATCCTGAAGGAACGCCTGTTTGGCCTCAGCAGCCCCGAAGGCAACCACGGCGAGGACGTGAAAGAGCTGTATTACTACCTCGACAACACGCCCACCCACTCCTACATGCGGATGCTCTACAAGTATCCGCAGCACGCGTTTCCGTACGACTGGCTGGTGAGCGAAAACGCCCGCCGCAACCGCCAGAAGCCCGAATTTGAGCTGACCGATACCTGCATTTTCCGCGAGGACCGGTATTTCGACGTCTTTCTCGACTACGCCAAGGCCGGCCCCGCCGACCTGCTCATGCAGATTACAGTGCACAACCGAGGCCCCCACGAAGCGCCCGTGCACGTGCTGCCGCAGCTCTGGTTTCGCAACACCTGGAGCTGGGGCAACGACGCCTACAAGCCCCGCCTGGCCGCCACCGATGACCACCGCATCTGCGTAGACCACGCCAAGCTGCCGGTCCTGGAGCTCTACTGCGACCAGCCTGCCGACCAGCCCTGCGCGCTGCTGTTCTGCGACAACGAAACCAACACGGCCCGCCTGTACGAAGCGCCCAATCCCGCCCCCTACTGCAAAGACGGCATCCACGAATATGTGGTGCAGGGCGTGGCAAAAGCTGTCAACCCAACCCGGGAAGGCACCAAGGCCGCCGCGCACTACACCCTCAGCGTGCCGCCCGGCGAGAGCCGCACGGTGCGCGTGCGGCTGGCCGCGCCCGGCCTCGCGGCGCCGTTTGAAGAGTTTGAAGCGCTGATAAGCCAGCGCAAAGCTGAGGCCGACCAGTTCTACGCCGACCTGCAGCACGACCTGGCTAGCGCCGACGCCCGCAACGTGCAGCGCCAGGCCCTGGCCGGCATGCTCTGGAGCAAGCAGTTCTACTACTACGACGTGCCCCAGTGGCTCGACGGCGACCCGGCCATGCCGCCCCCGCCGCCCGAACGCCGGCACGGCCGCAACAGTGGCTGGCGCCACCTCAGCAACGCCGACATCGTCTCCATGCCCGACAAGTGGGAGTACCCGTGGTACGCGGCCTGGGACTTAGCTTTTCACTGCATTCCGCTGGCCCTGGTGGATGTGGATTTCGCCAAGCAGCAGCTGCGCCTGCTCTGCCAGGACTGGTACATGCACCCCAGTGGCCAGCTGCCGGCCTATGAGTGGAAGCTGGAAGACGTGAACCCACCGGTGCACGCCTACGCCACCTGGCGGGTCTACAAAATGTGCCTCAAGCACAGCGGCAACCCCGACACGGCCTTTCTGGAAAGCATGTTTCACCGGCTGCTGCTGAACTTCACGTGGTGGGTGAACCGTAAGGACCGCCACAACCGCAACGTATTCGAGGGCGGCTTCCTGGGCCTCGATAACATCGGCGTGTTTGATAGAAGCGCGCCGCTGCCCACCGGTGGCCATATCGAGCAGGCCGATGGCACCAGCTGGATGGCCATGTTTGCCCTCAACATGATGCGCATTGCGCTGGAGCTGTCCAAGACCAACCCGGTGTATCAGGACATGGCCAGCAAGTTCTTCGAGCACTTCCTCTACATCGCACACGCCATGAGCAGCTTCTCGGAGGGCGAGATTGACATGTGGGACGAACAGGACGAGTTCTACTACGACGTGCTCAACACGCCCGATAAAGGCCGCATCAGTCTGCGCATCCGGTCCATGGTGGGGCTGATTCCGCTGTTTGCGGTGGAGGTGCTGGATGAGGACGCCTTGCGCGGGGCGCCGCAGTTTGTGCGCCGCCTCAACTGGTTTCTCGACCAGCGCCCGCACCTGGCGGCCCTCGTGAGCCGCTGGCAGGAGCCCGGCAAAGGCCAGCGCCACCTGCTCTCGCTGCTGCGCGGCCACCGCATGAAGCTGCTGTTGCGCCGCATGCTCGATGAGGCCGAGTTCCTGTCCGACTACGGCGTGCGGGCGCTGTCGCGCTACCACCTCCAGCACCCGTTTCGGCTGCAGGTGGAAGATGGCCCAGATGCCGTGGTGGCCTACGAGCCGGGCGAGTCCACCACGTCGCTGTTTGGGGGCAACAGCAACTGGCGCGGCCCCATCTGGATGCCCATGAACTTCCTGATTATCGAGTCGCTGCAGCGGTTCTACCACTACTATGGGCCCGAGTTCAAGGTGGAGTATCCGACCAACTCCGGCCACATGCACACGCTGCAGGAAATTGCCCAGGCCCTCACCGAGCGCCTCACCAAGCTGTTTCTGCGCGACGAGCAGGGCCACCGCCCCGCTTTCGGCGACGACCGGCAGTTGCAAACCGACCCTCACTTTCAGGACTACCTGCTCTTCCACGAATACTTCCACGGCGATACCGGCCAGGGCCTCGGCGCCAGCCACCAAACCGGCTGGACCGGCCTCATTGCCAAGCTCCTGCAGTACCGCCATCTGGAAGAATAG
- a CDS encoding SDR family oxidoreductase, whose protein sequence is MPAPSSSKRLQNQVALVTGGSSGIGAGVAKSLAAEGARVFVNYSRSANDAAEVVREIEQAGGQATAVQADVSREEDVLRMFDQIREQAGTLHILVNNSGIQDDAPLLDMTLEQWQKVIGVNLTGQFLCAREAAREFVRRGPQPEISKATGKIICMSSVHELIPWAGHVNYATSKGGVMQLMKTMAQELAPHRIRVNSIGPGAIATPINHSARDTPQEEKNLLTLIPYGRVGEPADIGHVAVWLASDESDYVTGITLFADGGMTLYPGFADNG, encoded by the coding sequence ATGCCTGCACCTTCTTCTTCCAAGCGCCTCCAAAACCAGGTAGCCCTCGTCACGGGCGGTAGCTCCGGCATCGGGGCCGGGGTGGCTAAATCTCTGGCCGCCGAGGGCGCCCGGGTGTTCGTCAACTACTCGCGCAGTGCCAATGATGCGGCCGAAGTGGTGCGCGAAATAGAGCAGGCCGGCGGCCAGGCCACGGCCGTGCAGGCCGATGTGAGCCGGGAAGAGGACGTGCTGCGCATGTTCGACCAGATCCGCGAGCAGGCCGGCACGCTCCACATCCTCGTCAACAACTCCGGTATCCAGGACGATGCCCCGCTGCTGGACATGACCCTGGAGCAGTGGCAGAAAGTCATTGGCGTGAACCTGACCGGGCAGTTTCTGTGCGCCCGCGAGGCCGCCCGCGAGTTTGTGCGGCGCGGTCCGCAGCCGGAAATTTCCAAAGCCACCGGCAAAATCATTTGCATGAGCTCGGTGCACGAACTCATTCCCTGGGCCGGCCACGTCAACTACGCCACTAGCAAGGGCGGCGTCATGCAGCTGATGAAGACCATGGCCCAGGAGCTGGCCCCGCACCGCATCCGGGTGAACAGCATCGGCCCTGGCGCCATTGCCACGCCCATCAACCACTCGGCCCGCGACACGCCGCAGGAGGAGAAAAACCTGCTCACGCTCATTCCCTACGGCCGCGTCGGCGAGCCAGCCGACATCGGCCACGTGGCCGTGTGGCTGGCCTCCGACGAGTCGGACTACGTGACCGGTATCACGCTCTTCGCCGATGGCGGCATGACGCTCTACCCCGGCTTCGCCGACAACGGCTGA